A part of Paraliobacillus zengyii genomic DNA contains:
- a CDS encoding HD domain-containing protein, which produces MSNQNVLLHEPLYPDVGASSIELALFASRPLRRLKHLAHFGAGSLISSVVHSRFEHTVGVWKLTAYFFPENIELRIAAILHDIGHLPFSHAVEKILDFNHHQLTVQYIKEKEINSILINGGIDPEQIINLLNMDSALTGIGNNLGIDHLDSFLRDTYMAGKLDVLPKNVLKKLACSQHGIETDEETGLYLLQLILADHQLFLFPKMVGIDRLLAEAIRCHWKEVGSETDRFDFTRMIDADVVNILKKSPSTKANKIINIVSYQPNRIIIYPKQSGKGYPIRVRKMYRKSPLCNGRLLADYNEQAQYIIDKLTSLTFEMEVAFD; this is translated from the coding sequence ATGTCTAATCAAAATGTATTGTTGCATGAACCACTATATCCTGATGTGGGAGCCTCTTCCATTGAACTGGCATTGTTTGCAAGTCGTCCGTTAAGGCGTCTAAAACATCTTGCACATTTTGGTGCGGGTTCTTTGATATCTTCTGTTGTTCATTCGCGTTTTGAACATACAGTTGGTGTCTGGAAATTGACTGCTTATTTCTTTCCGGAAAATATTGAGTTACGTATAGCTGCTATTTTGCATGATATTGGTCATTTGCCATTTTCTCATGCTGTAGAAAAGATATTAGATTTTAACCATCATCAGTTAACGGTGCAGTATATAAAAGAAAAAGAAATCAACTCTATCTTAATTAATGGAGGCATTGATCCGGAACAGATAATAAATTTGTTAAATATGGACTCAGCCTTAACTGGTATCGGTAATAATTTAGGGATTGACCACTTAGATAGCTTCTTACGAGATACATATATGGCTGGTAAGCTAGATGTACTGCCAAAGAATGTTTTAAAAAAGCTCGCTTGTTCACAACATGGAATAGAGACCGATGAAGAAACTGGGCTCTATCTACTTCAATTAATTTTAGCAGATCATCAACTTTTCTTATTCCCTAAAATGGTTGGGATTGATCGTCTTTTAGCTGAAGCGATTCGGTGCCATTGGAAAGAAGTTGGATCGGAAACAGATAGATTTGATTTTACTCGAATGATCGATGCTGACGTAGTTAATATATTGAAAAAATCACCTTCTACGAAAGCAAATAAAATCATTAATATAGTAAGCTATCAACCAAATAGAATTATAATATACCCCAAGCAATCAGGAAAAGGTTATCCAATAAGGGTTCGGAAAATGTATCGAAAGTCACCATTATGTAATGGTAGACTTTTAGCTGATTATAATGAACAAGCTCAATATATAATCGATAAGTTAACCTCACTGACTTTTGAAATGGAGGTCGCTTTTGATTGA